A stretch of the Erinaceus europaeus unplaced genomic scaffold, mEriEur2.1 scaffold_312, whole genome shotgun sequence genome encodes the following:
- the PPP4R3A gene encoding serine/threonine-protein phosphatase 4 regulatory subunit 3A: protein MTDTRRRVKVYTLNEDRQWDDRGTGHVSSGYVERLKGMSLLVRAESDGSLLLESKINPNTAYQKQQDTLIVWSEAENYDLALSFQEKAGCDEIWEKICQVQGKDPSVDITQDLVDESEEERFDDMSSPGLELPSCELSRLEEIAELVASSLPSPLRREKLALALENEGYIKKLLELFHVCEDLENIEGLHHLYEIIKGIFLLNRTALFEVMFSEECIMDVIGCLEYDPALSQPRKHREFLTKTAKFKEVIPISDPELKQKIHQTYRVQYIQDMVLPTPSVFEENMLSTLHSFIFFNKVEIVGMLQEDEKFLTDLFAQLTDESTDEEKRQELVNFLKEFCAFSQTLQPQNRDAFFKTLSNMGILPALEVILGMDDTQVRSAATDIFSYLVEYNPSMVREFVMQEAQQNDDDILLINLIIEHMICDTDPELGGAVQLMGLLRTLVDPENMLATANKTEKTEFLGFFYKHCMHVLTAPLLANTTEEKPSKDDFQTAQLLALVLELLTFCVEHHTYHIKNYIINKDILRRVLVLMASKHAFLALCALRFMRKIIGLKDEFYNRYIMKSFLFEPVVKAFLNNGSRYNLMNSAVLEMFEFIRVEDIKSLTAHVIENYWKALEDVDYVQTFKGLKLRFEQQRERQDNPKLDSMRSILRNHRYRRDARTLEDEEEMWFNTDEDDMDDGEAVVSPSDKCKNDDDIMDPISKFMERKKLKESEEKEALLKTNLSGRQSPSFKLSLSSGTKTNLTSQSPTANLPGSPGSPGSPGSVPKHTSPTAAITTKGGLVGLVDYPDDDEDDDEDEEKEDTLPLSKKAKFES from the exons GTTCTCTACTTTTAGAATccaaaataaatcccaacactgCATACCAGAAACAACAG gATACTTTGATTGTATGGTCTGAAGCAGAAAATTATGACTTGGCCCTTAGCTTTCAGGAAAAAGCTGGATGCGATGAAATTTGGGAGAAAATATGTCAG GTTCAAGGCAAGGACCCATCAGTGGACATCACTCAGGACCTTGTTGATGAATCTGAAGAGGAGCGTTTTGATGATATGTCATCACCAGGTTTAGAATTGCCATCCTGTGAATTAAGTCGCCTAGAAGAAATTGCAGAACTTGTGGCATCATCTTTACCTTCCCCCCTTCGTCGTGAAAAACTTGCACTAGCACTGGAAAATGAGGGTTATATTAAAAAGCTCCTGGAGCTTTTTCATGTGTGTGAGGATTTGGAAAATATTGAAGGACTACACCACTTATATGAAATTATCAAAGGCATCTTTCTCTTGAATCGAACTGCTCTTTTTGAAGTTATGTTCTCCGAGGAATGTATAATGGACGTCATTGGATGCTTGGAATATGATCCTGCATTATCACAACCACGAAAACACAGGGAATTTCTAACAAAAACAGCTAAGTTTAAAGAAGTGATTCCCATATCAGATCCTGAGTTGAAGCAAAAAATTCATCAGACATACAGAGTTCAGTATATACAAGATATGGTTCTACCTACCCCTTCAGTTTTTGAAGAAAATATGTTATCTACACttcattcctttattttcttcaatAAGGTAGAAATTGTTGGTATGTTACAG GAAGATGAAAAATTTCTGACAGATTTGTTTGCACAACTAACAGATGAATCTACAGATGAAGAAAAAAGGCAAGAATTG gttaactttttaaaagaattttgtgCATTTTCCCAAACGCTACAACCTCAAAACAGAGATGCTTTCTTCAAGACTTTGTCAAACATGGGCATATTACCAGCTTTAGAAGTCATCCTT GGCATGGATGATACACAGGTGCGAAGTGCTGCTACTGATATCTTCTCATACTTGGTCGAGTACAACCCTTCCATGGTGCGAGAGTTTGTCATGCAGGAGGCACAGCAGAATGATGAT GATATTTTGCTCATCAACCTCATTATAGAACATATGATTTGTGATACAGACCCTGAGCTTGGAGGAGCAGTCCAACTGATGGGCCTGCTTCGAACTTTAGTTGATCCAGAGAACATGCTAGCTACTGCCAAT aaaacagaaaagaccGAGTTTCTGGGTTTCTTCTATAAGCACTGTATGCATGTCCTCACTGCTCCTTTACTGGCAAATACCACAGAAGAAAAGCCTAGCAAAG ATGATTTTCAGACTGCCCAGCTGTTGGCACTGGTATTGGAGTTGTTGACATTCTGTGTGGAGCACCATACCTACCACATAAAGAACTACATCATTAATAAGGACATCCTCCGGAGAGTGCTAGTTCTGATGGCTTCCAAGCATGCTTTCTTGGCATTAT GTGCTCTTCGCTTTATGAGAAAGATTATTGGATTAAAAGATGAGTTTTACAACCGCTACATAatgaaaagttttttgtttgaaCCAGTAGTCAAAGCATTTCTCAATAATGGATCCCGCTACAATCTGATGAACTCTGCCGTACTAGAGATGTTTGAATTTATTAGAGTG GAAGATATAAAATCATTAACTGCTCATGTAATTGAAAATTACTGGAAAGCACTGGAAGATGTAGATTACGTGCAGACATTTAAAGGATTGAAACTGAGATTTGaacaacaaagagaaagacaagataatCCTAAACTTGATAG TATGCGTTCCATTTTGAGGAATCATAGATACCGAAGAGATGCCAGAACActagaagatgaagaagagaTGTGGTTTAACACAGATGAGGATGACATGGACGACGGGGAGGCTGTAGTGTCTCCATCTGACAAGTGTAAAAATGATGATGACATTATGGACCCTATAAGTAAattcatggaaagaaaaaaac TCAAAGAAAGCGAGGAAAAGGAGGCGCTTCTGAAAACGAATCTTTCTGGTCGGCAGAGCCCAAGTTTCAAGCTTTCTCTCTCCAGTGGAACAAAGACAAACCTCACCAGCCAGTCACCTACAGCAAACTTGCCTGGCTCCCCGGGGTCTCCAGGATCTCCTGGATCCGTCCCTAAACATACATCTCCGACGGCAGCTATTACTACAAAG GGAGGCCTCGTGGGTCTGGTAGATTATcctgatgatgatgaagatgatgatgaggATGAGGAGAAAGAAGACACGCTACCATTGTCAAAGAAAGCCAAGTTTGAGTCATAA